In Natronococcus occultus SP4, the following proteins share a genomic window:
- a CDS encoding Na(+)/H(+) antiporter subunit D: protein MNELLSIPPALIVAVAALIVPFASRRIAHGVSVASLLAVVAWALLVPDGVGPTYTFMGLEIIVVAVDDFSRLMAIIFGGFGAAAVAWAYFADTDNRHLLWGLAYVAPSIWTVTVGDWLGLVVGWEVMAITSTIFVWLSGGTAVRAGYRYAIAHGIGGSLLLAGVVLYLFAVDPSPTALHFDGTGIGGVPIEVAGSTVSLAAVLAGVGIGVNTAMIGLHSWLPDTYPQPHVATSVFLACYTTKSAVYAAYRAFPDGNVVLAFVGAGMAIYGASFALAQKDMRRLLSYHIQSQVGIMLAGIGVGSALGIAGAFAHLFNHILYKGLLFMAAGILILQLKENRLDNFGAVGTSAPIALVVFLIGAMSISGVPGFNGFISKGMVMDAADYDFASDLVIFGDFSIDVLFWMIVIGSMGTFASFIKFGYYAFLDGDPIETTDANLGHAVVSGAVAAACIVFGVYYQALVPYLPMSGELDLNPYSSAHLFKASYLAAGGIAIFVLGKPIMDRLHGGFDVDQIYDPATFYGTRGLSGGIGAVYNRVNDLVVGTGWRLIGAIHDPNTAIRGTIPDRWRDAYDRRYEDTPGKTGGKLGVGLTVYVAAGVLTLALAVALFI, encoded by the coding sequence ATGAACGAACTACTCTCGATCCCGCCGGCGCTGATCGTCGCCGTTGCGGCCCTGATCGTACCGTTCGCCTCCCGGCGAATCGCCCACGGCGTCAGCGTCGCCTCGCTGCTGGCCGTCGTTGCCTGGGCGCTGCTCGTCCCCGACGGCGTGGGTCCGACGTACACGTTCATGGGCCTCGAGATCATCGTCGTGGCAGTCGACGACTTCTCGAGGCTGATGGCGATCATCTTCGGCGGGTTCGGCGCCGCCGCGGTCGCGTGGGCGTACTTCGCCGACACCGACAACCGCCACCTTCTGTGGGGGTTGGCCTACGTCGCACCGTCGATCTGGACGGTCACGGTCGGCGACTGGCTCGGACTGGTCGTCGGCTGGGAAGTGATGGCCATCACGAGCACCATCTTCGTCTGGCTCTCCGGCGGGACCGCGGTGCGGGCGGGCTATCGCTACGCGATCGCACACGGTATCGGCGGGAGCCTTCTGCTGGCCGGGGTCGTGCTCTACCTGTTCGCAGTCGATCCGAGCCCGACCGCCCTCCACTTCGACGGGACGGGGATCGGCGGCGTTCCAATCGAGGTCGCCGGGAGCACGGTTTCGCTGGCCGCCGTCCTCGCCGGCGTCGGGATCGGTGTCAACACGGCGATGATCGGGCTCCACAGCTGGCTGCCCGACACCTACCCGCAGCCCCACGTCGCCACGTCGGTCTTCCTCGCCTGTTACACCACGAAGTCGGCCGTCTACGCCGCCTACCGTGCGTTCCCCGACGGGAACGTCGTGCTCGCGTTCGTCGGCGCCGGGATGGCGATCTACGGGGCGAGCTTCGCACTGGCACAGAAGGACATGCGACGGCTGCTGTCCTATCACATCCAGTCCCAGGTCGGAATCATGCTCGCCGGCATCGGCGTCGGCTCCGCCCTCGGAATTGCCGGCGCGTTCGCCCACCTGTTCAACCACATCCTCTACAAGGGGCTGTTGTTCATGGCCGCCGGCATCCTGATCCTCCAGCTGAAGGAGAATCGGCTCGACAACTTCGGGGCGGTCGGGACCTCCGCCCCGATCGCGCTGGTCGTCTTCCTCATCGGCGCCATGTCGATTAGCGGCGTCCCCGGCTTCAACGGCTTCATCAGCAAGGGGATGGTGATGGACGCCGCCGACTACGACTTCGCTTCCGATCTCGTCATCTTCGGCGACTTCTCAATCGACGTCCTGTTCTGGATGATCGTGATCGGCAGCATGGGCACGTTCGCGTCGTTCATCAAGTTCGGCTACTACGCCTTCCTGGACGGCGACCCGATCGAGACGACCGACGCAAACCTCGGTCACGCGGTCGTCTCCGGTGCCGTCGCTGCCGCCTGTATCGTCTTCGGCGTCTACTACCAGGCACTGGTTCCGTACCTGCCGATGTCCGGCGAGCTCGATCTCAACCCCTACTCGTCCGCCCATCTGTTCAAGGCCAGCTATCTCGCCGCCGGGGGGATCGCGATCTTCGTCCTCGGTAAGCCGATCATGGATCGGCTTCACGGCGGGTTCGACGTCGACCAGATCTACGATCCGGCGACGTTCTACGGCACACGCGGGCTCTCGGGAGGTATCGGCGCCGTCTACAACCGGGTCAACGACCTGGTCGTCGGCACCGGCTGGCGGCTCA